The following nucleotide sequence is from Pochonia chlamydosporia 170 chromosome 4, whole genome shotgun sequence.
ACAATGTCGTCTTGTCACCAATAGACGATTTGTCCCACCACACCCTCTCGAGCTCGAGCAGAACGCGGGGTGCAGATTGACGGACCCTGATTGCATCGACCCTGTTAGCGCCAGCGTTCGCTTCTCTTGGATCGCCGCTAGGGTGCCTCGAATATTGGCGCTAGGAATGTAGGCCCAGAGTAAGGGGTGCAGAAGCAGGTGATGAAGGTTTGTTAAAAAGTGGGCAGAGGAATCTCTCTGACCCAAAAGCGATCCCAAGTTGCATTTGCTCATGGCAGAATCGGGAATTGTGAGCAAAACAATGGCTTTGTCGACTGCATGATGCAGCATGATGCGTCCTGCAAGTGCAGCGATGTTGGAATAGGGCTGAGTCCCGAAAACGAGTTCGTCTATAACAGACAGAAGAAGGCTATAATGAAACTGAGAAAACTCTCGGGTTCAAGCTAGATACTTCTTGTCCATTTTCATTCCACCCATCTTTCTGACTAGCGGGAGCTTTACCAAGCTCCATCTGTTCAAGCGCAACGGCCATGTGTGGCATTTCGCAGACAGACAAGAGCCTCGATAGAGTTGAGCGAACTTGTGGCCAGAAGCTAGCACCCAGCCTTGAAGAGAAAGCCACGCTGGGGAGGCACCCAGCGTCACAAGCTATTGCTCTCACAATTGGTCCAGACGTACCTGGACTTGCACACCATCCTGCTCATGTTTTCTCTTTTCACCTTCGCCTCGTCACGGTCTGGTTACACAGAGAACCGAACAGCCGTTCTGGACAAAGACTCGGCGGGCAGAGGAGGCGGGGCGATGCGAGAAGGGTTCACGGATAGCAGACGACTACTCTTGTTGATCAGCTCCAAATCGATCTAGATGGCTCGTGGTGCCTGGACTACGGATAGATAGAAGACGGTTATTTATGGAGGCCAAGGTCCCTCCCGAACCCATATCCCGTGTTCCGTTCTTTTACTTTCCCTTTTATGCCCTTTTACACTTTGCAAATACACCGTTATCACAACCTGAACAATAATTATATCTGGACTCTCTCATAGCATAGCCTAGAGGAGCTGTTAAAAGTATGGCATCAATGCACCCGGAATACCAGCCTGACAACTTCTTTGCCGGTCCACTGGACTTCCCGTTTTGGCAGCAAGACGAGTCATGCTTCAACAACTACGTTGAGCCTTATGTTCCGGAGTATACATATCCCTACCATGACAACTCTTCCCAGTCGTCGTTTTCATCTTTCAACGGGAGCATGGTCTGGATGGAGAGCTCTGAGCAGCTCCCCAGCCCAAACAATCCTGTAACaccgccaactccaactgTCCCTACCCCCATCCAGGCCACCTtgtccaacaccaacctgAAAGTCATGGACACCCAGCACAAGGACAACATAATCACCAACCGGAAGCGAAAACAGCAATCCGCGGCCAGCATCAACTCAAAGTCAAGGAGATCATGCCGCTCtcagtcatcatcgtcgtccttgAAGTCTGAGTacagcagccatggcattgaccccaacatcaaggaAGAAGTCAACTTAGAGCGCAGCcgcaaggcagccaacaaaTTCAGAGAACGCCAGCGCAACGAAATAGCGCAACTTGCATCAGAAGAACACACTATAGAGGACTCAAACCGCCAGCTACGCAGCATGCTTAACGCACTTACGAGTGAGATTCTTGCGCTCAAGATGCAAATACTCCAGCATACCAATTGCAACTGCAAGCTCATACAGGCGTATATTAATAAGGAAGCTCATCATTTTGTTCAAAGTTTAGAAGGAGTCGCGAATGCCTAAATAGCTTTTGTCATGGTTTTAGCGGTGGGCGTCAACATGGACAACCACGACAAAGCTTCGAGGTCAGGATGTGTAGCACGGATATGGACATGTAGGATTGTTGTAGGGATTATGGTGTGTACAAATTATCATTTTGGAAAGAAAACAGCATCAGTGCCTCACGGCGGGAGTAAACGGTAGTCAGTTAAGGGTAAGGTGTTTATCAATTTCGTGGTTTTGGTACTCTACTTGAACTAGTCTCGTCATTCTTTTGCTTGGATTCAATAAAAGCACATTTTCTTTTGTGAGCCTACACAAACGGATTCATATCATGGTGACTGTGATTGGCAACTTCTTGAATAGGTGTCCGACTGTCAAAAGAAACTATTGACATGGATAAAATTTCCGATGCAGGCATTTATCCGTTTGATCGAGTGATGGCGGCAGGGAGACGTCCACAAACGTGCCTGTAGTTATCGCCGCAAAACGCAGGTGACTTGGAGCATTTGAGATTGCAAAGTATCTGCTACCCCGCCATACGTGAATATCTACCACGGCATGATAGCGCATTTGGCTGTGGGCAGATGCGTTGTGCCGCAGACTGCACAGACGTTATGCTTCACCCAGCAGGGAGGGACCATCATGGGACCACCTGACCCtttcaatggcaacaaaTACTGCAACTAATAAATAGTGTTATGAAATGATATGTCACATCGATATTCGACCCGGCTGGTCGGCTTGAATGGGGATGGCAGAGTGAGATGTGATCCACTACATGAGGCGAGTGAATGGTTGTACGGAGATGATGCAATGCCGGACTAcgaaaagaaggcaaaggtcCTTTTCATACGGCTACGGAAAGTCCCCTTTCTTGTTACTTGGATTGAGAGTTTTCGAATGCATCTCTGGACAAGCAGCACACTTCGATGGTGCATATCCTGGCTCCCCAGCCCGTTTCTCTCTGCGGGCCTCGGTTGTACTGAGGCAAGTATCTACTTCAGATGTATGAGTCTGGTCTTTGCAGTTACTTGAAGGGTGTAAAGTGCCCATGTTCGTATAGTAAATTGCCGGTAGAGTTGACTGTGATGCATGTAAAGGCCGGCGCAACATGATACTGTCCTTTGGGACTCGACCCAGCTAGCATCTCCTCTGTTAAGTATTGTATCTTCATAATGCCGGCCACAGTTAATAAACTTGTAAGTATATTTAACTTCTGTAACTGTACGCAGTGGCCGGATCTCGGCGAAATAACAGAGTCAGTCAATGCGCTCATCGCAATTGAGGGTTCATCGATGAGACTTAGACCCTCTTACACCTTACTTGTCAAAATACGGTCTCCTCTCATAAATACTTGCTGTTTTACTCATACTAATTGAGGTCTTACATCAGAAAGAATGTGACATACTTCTATTAATTATGCCTATGATATATATCAGTGAGATTTAGTCGCTCACTCAACTTCCGTAGCATTGCAGCTCAGCACCATCTCCTGGCAGTTGACTCACACAGGTCCAACTTCAACTATCAGTTCCAATCGTCCTCATCTCTATCCATGCATTAGAAAAGAAGCTAATCACAGCAAAAGGCCCGGCATAATGACACTACAGGTTTCATCAACTGACCTCGAATCACTCAACCCATCATCGCATCATCAAGCCCGATAAAGCACTTACAGCTCGCAGTATCACGCCAAACCAGGCAAGTGCTAAACAAACACTCAAATCACAAACTCCCCCTTTCTCATAAATGACCCGAATCTCATCGTAGTTGAGATGCCCCTTGTCCCTGCATCAGTTCCACTATGACTCCTCTGTGACTCTTCAACCAGCAAAAAGTTATGTTGAACCCCAGATTGGAACCACTTCTCCGCTTTTCACAACAAACCAAGCTGCACATCGGGACGGCAAAAATTTCCGTCGTAAACACATCCCAGGAATACGACTGACTCACAGTCCCAAAGAGGAAGCAACTCATCCCAGGCCGGCAATTTGTCTACGTAACGCGTCCATACGACTCGGTACTCGGCAAGGAGTGGACAAGATTCTGATCTGTGGGGTTGTAGCGCAATGGTTGAGTTTTAGCGAATCTAGATTACTTAAAGGCACTAGTTTGTCGCAGATCGAGTGAGAGTTTGCAACTCAGGACACTCAACTCAGCTTACCCTCACTGTAAGAAAACTCATTCATCTCACAGACATACACTGCTTTAACCTCTCTCTATCCATCCACCCAGCTTGCGGCACAAATATACTAAAAAAGGCATCACTAACATACTCAGCAAAATGGCCCAAAACATCTACGACCGCGAGGACTTCTACTCAGCCTACATCGAACACATCGATCGTTCCGACAAAGAAGCCGATCTCTCCAAGGACCCAGCATGGACACGCATCTCCCCAATGCTGCCTCCCGTCAAGGACAAGCACGTCCTCGACCTCGGCTGCGGAACAGGCTGGTTCGCCCGCTGGGCCATGAACCAAGGGGCCAAATCAGTCCTCGCCGTGGACATTAGCGAAAAGATGCTCGCCCGCGCCAAGGAACTTACTTCCACCGAGAAGTATCCCCAAATCGAGTACCGCCGCGAGGATCTAGACCAAATTTCTCTTCCTGAGAGCGATTCCAACAAATACGGACTGGTGTTCAGCTCCCTTACACTACACTATCTATCCAAtctcgatgccatcatgTCCCTGGTCGAGCGTGTCCTTTCCCCCGGCGGATCATTCGTATTCAATGTCGAACACCCAGTTTACACCGCTCCGTTTAAGCCTGCCGTTGTGACTGATCCTGCCAACGGGGAGAAATCATGGAATCTGAATTATTACTACAAGGAAGGCGAACGTGTAATTGACTGGTTGGCCAAGGGAGTGAGGAAGCAGCATCGCACCGTAACGACATACATGGCTTCTATTTTCAAGGTTGGGCTAGAAGTTACGGGGTTTGTGGAGTTCTTGCCGACTGATgaggagttggagaaggaTATAGTGGACGAGATTGAGGGTATCAGGCCGCTGTTTTTGATGATGAGTGTCAGAAAGAGAGTGTGAAGCAGAGTTGTGTGCTGTTGGGGAAATGTCATGATGCCTGTAGTGAGTTAGTGGTTTTAGCGAAATGAATAATTCATGCAGGCTCTCACTAATGATATGCTCTTCGCTGATGCACTGATTACATTACCTCCCTTCCGAGGGACTTCAGCGTCCACCTACGCTGAATTCCAGCTTAGCCTTGGGCATTTTCATCTTGCGCAATTGTCAGATAGagcttcatcaactttgcATCACGCACAGAGTAAAGCTTCGGCCATTCAAGATGAACAGATAAATGTCTTCATATTATTCATTGCACTGTAGGCCAGCTACCTGCGTCATTCAATTCCGTAACGAACATCATGACACACGCTGCTATAACCCCACCACAACTGCTATATACAATAAACTACCATGACGAGGGGCCAATGGGCTCCGTGACATTAGGGATGAACTTCCTCGTAACAGCCTTCCTGCTGAAATCCAACGTCTCAGTGTAGACAACATTTCCCCACCAGTCGGGGAAGTTCTTGCCACTAAGACCGAGCGCCAAAGCGACAAGGACAACGCAAAGACGCGAGCCAATATCGAGAGCGCCGGAAAGAACAAAGTTGTACTGAGCTGTAGTAATAGGTTAGCATTGGTTACTCTTGTAGGTGGATGCATATGTGTCAACTTactccaccagccaaagaAGTAGCGTCGGATGaagccgttgaagatgacaccaacaacgacCCAAGGAAGAAGGTAGTAAAGGGTAGCGGGAGGCACAAGACCGCAAGCACTGAAGATTGCGGGCCAGATGATGTATCGGGCAAAGGAGCGAGGGTAGCGCTTGGCAACAAAGTACTGAATGGTTGGGcaagcagcaccaatgaACCAGAACCAGTTGGTCCAGGCATAAATGCTACCAGCACCGAAGACACGCTTAGGACCCTGTAGCAGTCAAGTTAGAAATTAAGTGTCTTCATGTTCCAAGGCATGTTCAAACTTACAATGACACCCCAGATAACACTAGCGTTGTAGAAGGTGGCAGCGTTGGGGCAGATCAAACCCTGGGGTTGCTCATCGGTGCAGATGCCCTTGATGTTGCCGATAACAAAGTTATAGGTGGCAATTTGCACAAGAGACAACCAGATCACAGCAAAGGCCTGGGCGTAGAACATGCTGCGAGGGGGAACCTTCATGTAGTGGCCGATCTTCATATCCGAGATATAGGTGAGGCCGTTGGCACAGGTCATGTATCCCCACGACTTGAACAACATCATGGCAATGGGACGTCCAGGAAGCCTAGATGGGACGGGTTAGTTCCTGCTCAAGAGAGACCACATGAGAAGGCAAGTATTGGGTAGAGCAAACTTACATGTAACCGAAAATCATTTCAGTAATGACGTTGAGACCAGGCtgctggttggtgatggcctGGATCATGCCAATAGGAACAAACAGAACAACACCAATAAGGATACAGACAATATACGCCCACCATGGCAAGTGAGTAGACCAGACTTGGGAGGCAATCATGCCGAAAGCAAAGCTCACAGCGAAGATAATAGAGAACCACCACTCCGGAGCCTCCTTGTACTTGCGCATAAGCTTCAGGTGGACATCGGGCTCCTCAGAGCGAGAGCTAAAAGCACGGCGCCAAATATCGGGGCCATAGAAGAGACCGCAGTGGAAGATGGTGGACATGAGGGTGGCAAAGGACATGCCGTAGGACAGAGAAAAGGTGGCTCCTAGCAGGATAGGAGAGTATGCCTGGTAAGCCGTCTCGTTGACAGTGTAGTCGGCTGTCAAGATGCGGGAAGTGTTGTAAGGCTTGGCGAAGCGATCCCAGTTCTTGTTAGCACTCAAGGGCAAGTACTTGTACTCGACGGGACCACCATAGGCCAGACCGATAGCTCCGACCAAGCAGATGAGGAGACCAAAACCGACGTTGAGAATGGCGAAGAGAGGCGTCTGCAGCGGGCTTCCAAGCCAAGATGACACACCAAGCCAGTCAAAGGTGATGGGTAGGATACCAAGGCCGGATACATGGCCGAAGAGCTGGTTGACGACAACATTGTTGGGAGCGATCCAGCAGACGAAGGTGAAGTATTGTAAGAAGGTGGCAAAGACTTCTGGAATCCACTGGTACACAAAGGTGGCCAACGACACAATGATGAAAAACCTATATCGGGAGATTTTCCAGCCATTAGTGGCAGCAGGGTCCGCAGGAACGTGCTTATGCAGAGAGTGCATAACCGTGCAAGTGACGAGATTGGCAGGCCACACCATAGATGCCGGCCAGACGAGGAAACGACGAGCGATACCGGCGATACCGAAGCCCATGGCTTGGGTCGAGATAATGAGAAGAATCTGGAATCCCCATCTACAGAAAAATAGTCAGTACACGGACACTTGAGTCAGATAAAAAAATATGTTCTTACCCGAATCTCTGAGAATAGAAAACTTCCTGGGCAAGCAAGATATCGATAGCATAACTGTATGTAGAACCGGCAGCAGTcatcatggtgatgatggtgtgcTCCTTGACGTTGAATGGGCCAGGGTTGAGGTTAAACTTCCAGCCAAAAATGCTACGCTCCTTGTTGGGAAGAACATTGGCCAAACCGACACCGAGTCTATGCACACTTGTTAGATTCTGACAGTTCCGCTGGCTGGAATTTACAAGAGCGTCGGAACATACGGGTAAGCAACCAACTGCACCACAGTGGACgagatggaggcggatgAGACGTGCATTGAGAGGAGGACGTTGCAGGCGGCCACAACGGTGCAAAGGAGGGCACCCAGGAACCAAGCTCGGACTGTATCAACAGGCATATCGTCGTCGTCAGTTGGTGGGACCTATGGGCGGTCATGTCAGTGCTGTCAAATCTCGACATTGGGTGCATCTGATAAGAGTGTCGCAACTTACGGAAGCGCGGACTTCGGGGTAGGGCGAGTCTTCTTGAATGAGGGTCTCGTCCACGACGGCCTGCTTCTCCGTATTCTCGGAAGCGAGAGCATCGTCAATGGTATCGAGTTTCTCGTTGTCCAAGAAGGGATCCCACTTGTGCTGT
It contains:
- a CDS encoding transcription factor atf21 (similar to Metarhizium acridum CQMa 102 XP_007815271.1) — its product is MASMHPEYQPDNFFAGPLDFPFWQQDESCFNNYVEPYVPEYTYPYHDNSSQSSFSSFNGSMVWMESSEQLPSPNNPVTPPTPTVPTPIQATLSNTNLKVMDTQHKDNIITNRKRKQQSAASINSKSRRSCRSQSSSSSLKSEYSSHGIDPNIKEEVNLERSRKAANKFRERQRNEIAQLASEEHTIEDSNRQLRSMLNALTSEILALKMQILQHTNCNCKLIQAYINKEAHHFVQSLEGVANA
- a CDS encoding methyltransferase type 11 (similar to Cordyceps militaris CM01 XP_006669651.1) codes for the protein MAQNIYDREDFYSAYIEHIDRSDKEADLSKDPAWTRISPMLPPVKDKHVLDLGCGTGWFARWAMNQGAKSVLAVDISEKMLARAKELTSTEKYPQIEYRREDLDQISLPESDSNKYGLVFSSLTLHYLSNLDAIMSLVERVLSPGGSFVFNVEHPVYTAPFKPAVVTDPANGEKSWNLNYYYKEGERVIDWLAKGVRKQHRTVTTYMASIFKVGLEVTGFVEFLPTDEELEKDIVDEIEGIRPLFLMMSVRKRV
- a CDS encoding small oligopeptide transporter, OPT family (similar to Neosartorya fischeri NRRL 181 XP_001260988.1) yields the protein MGLKERFGLSQRPASAEEELPAGVMGDPTQELKAFRRQHKWDPFLDNEKLDTIDDALASENTEKQAVVDETLIQEDSPYPEVRASVPPTDDDDMPVDTVRAWFLGALLCTVVAACNVLLSMHVSSASISSTVVQLVAYPLGVGLANVLPNKERSIFGWKFNLNPGPFNVKEHTIITMMTAAGSTYSYAIDILLAQEVFYSQRFGWGFQILLIISTQAMGFGIAGIARRFLVWPASMVWPANLVTCTVMHSLHKHVPADPAATNGWKISRYRFFIIVSLATFVYQWIPEVFATFLQYFTFVCWIAPNNVVVNQLFGHVSGLGILPITFDWLGVSSWLGSPLQTPLFAILNVGFGLLICLVGAIGLAYGGPVEYKYLPLSANKNWDRFAKPYNTSRILTADYTVNETAYQAYSPILLGATFSLSYGMSFATLMSTIFHCGLFYGPDIWRRAFSSRSEEPDVHLKLMRKYKEAPEWWFSIIFAVSFAFGMIASQVWSTHLPWWAYIVCILIGVVLFVPIGMIQAITNQQPGLNVITEMIFGYMLPGRPIAMMLFKSWGYMTCANGLTYISDMKIGHYMKVPPRSMFYAQAFAVIWLSLVQIATYNFVIGNIKGICTDEQPQGLICPNAATFYNASVIWGVIGPKRVFGAGSIYAWTNWFWFIGAACPTIQYFVAKRYPRSFARYIIWPAIFSACGLVPPATLYYLLPWVVVGVIFNGFIRRYFFGWWTQYNFVLSGALDIGSRLCVVLVALALGLSGKNFPDWWGNVVYTETLDFSRKAVTRKFIPNVTEPIGPSSW